In the genome of Bacteroidota bacterium, one region contains:
- a CDS encoding LysM peptidoglycan-binding domain-containing protein: MYYKVKKGDTIWSISEKFKLQSPDSIKSLNNLKKGIHIGQKLKIPII; this comes from the coding sequence ATCTATTATAAGGTTAAGAAAGGCGATACGATCTGGAGTATAAGTGAAAAATTCAAACTTCAGTCGCCTGATTCAATAAAAAGCCTGAATAACCTAAAAAAGGGCATACATATTGGCCAAAAGCTGAAAATCCCCATTATTTAA